One genomic region from Muriicola soli encodes:
- a CDS encoding 5' nucleotidase, NT5C type, producing the protein MILFVDMDEVMADTYTAHIEYYNREFGENLTKEECMGHEVWQKVPKDRKDSIWQHYYAEGFFRGLKPMRNSIEVLKELNDKYAIYVASAAMQFPNSLLEKHQWLDEYFPFIHWKNRILCGDKQILRGDILIDDRSHNLENFVGRPLLFTSPHNINTNHFERVNNWEEIAKELL; encoded by the coding sequence ATGATCCTTTTTGTAGATATGGATGAAGTGATGGCAGACACCTACACAGCTCATATTGAATATTACAATAGGGAATTTGGTGAAAACCTGACAAAGGAGGAGTGTATGGGCCATGAGGTCTGGCAAAAAGTACCTAAAGACAGAAAAGACAGTATATGGCAACACTACTATGCCGAAGGATTTTTCAGGGGTCTTAAACCGATGCGGAACAGCATTGAGGTCTTAAAGGAATTAAACGATAAATACGCCATATACGTCGCCTCCGCGGCCATGCAATTCCCTAATTCACTACTTGAAAAGCATCAATGGCTGGATGAATACTTCCCTTTTATTCATTGGAAAAACCGAATACTCTGTGGTGACAAACAGATTCTCAGAGGCGATATTCTTATCGATGACCGCTCCCACAATCTCGAGAATTTTGTTGGCAGGCCCTTGTTGTTCACTTCGCCGCACAACATTAATACCAATCACTTTGAAAGGGTAAACAACTGGGAAGAAATTGCAAAAGAACTACTCTAA
- a CDS encoding YaiO family outer membrane beta-barrel protein: MNKNMRHIIWICMGMILLGSFASHLNAQDMAYSGDPDLSLRRAMALASDGRREEARDTLHNILHQYPDYTDVKNLIAKTYSWDGDFDEARKHFNRITSDERKNKEVWVAAIRNEIFALNRSTALGLANKALLFLPGDKELDSLRNRIINSWNEPSKTSQLEAEKEVETNKRSNSVAIFSSADIFDVVFDPMYYSGVEFNFGTKYGKIIPRINYSNRFQIDGTQYEIDLYPQFSKKVYAYLNYGYSQSEIYPEHRVGGDLYVNLPKGFETSLGARFLSFTDSDVAIFTGSAGVYKGNYYLSLRPYVTPRKNSTMGISGVLTARKYLKDANNYIGINAGMGFMPEFRQFLANTTLVAETLLFVESQQLMAEYQFSFKDNPSLYRAHLGITRQEFVFAAGNYFWAISAGLRYQIGF; encoded by the coding sequence ATGAATAAGAACATGAGACATATCATATGGATCTGTATGGGAATGATTCTCTTGGGAAGCTTCGCCAGCCATCTAAATGCTCAGGATATGGCGTATTCCGGAGACCCCGACCTTTCGCTACGACGGGCAATGGCGCTTGCCAGTGATGGTCGCAGGGAGGAAGCCAGGGATACCCTTCACAATATTTTACATCAGTATCCCGACTATACAGATGTTAAGAATTTAATTGCAAAAACCTACAGTTGGGACGGTGACTTCGATGAAGCCCGAAAGCATTTTAACAGAATTACCTCAGATGAAAGGAAAAACAAGGAGGTTTGGGTTGCGGCAATCCGAAACGAGATTTTCGCACTAAACAGATCCACGGCCCTTGGCTTGGCTAATAAAGCTCTTCTTTTCCTACCCGGAGATAAAGAATTGGATTCTTTAAGGAATCGCATTATAAACTCCTGGAATGAACCTTCAAAGACATCTCAATTGGAGGCTGAAAAGGAGGTGGAAACCAATAAACGCAGTAACTCCGTTGCTATTTTTAGTTCTGCTGATATATTCGATGTGGTTTTTGATCCGATGTATTACTCGGGTGTTGAATTCAATTTTGGTACTAAATATGGAAAAATTATTCCCAGGATCAATTATAGTAACCGATTCCAAATTGACGGAACCCAGTATGAAATAGATTTGTATCCCCAATTTTCAAAAAAAGTTTACGCCTATTTAAATTATGGCTACAGTCAGTCCGAGATCTATCCCGAACACAGGGTTGGGGGAGATCTGTACGTAAACCTGCCCAAGGGCTTTGAAACCTCTCTGGGAGCCCGATTCTTATCCTTTACCGATAGTGATGTGGCTATTTTTACTGGTTCGGCCGGAGTGTACAAGGGGAATTACTACCTGTCACTACGACCATATGTGACCCCTAGAAAGAATAGTACAATGGGTATTTCAGGCGTACTTACAGCCAGGAAGTATTTAAAAGATGCGAATAATTATATCGGAATAAATGCAGGGATGGGATTCATGCCTGAATTCAGGCAATTTTTGGCGAATACCACTCTGGTTGCGGAAACCCTCTTGTTTGTGGAATCACAGCAGCTGATGGCTGAATATCAATTTTCATTTAAGGACAACCCCTCGCTTTACAGGGCACATTTGGGGATCACAAGACAGGAATTTGTATTTGCTGCGGGAAACTATTTTTGGGCCATTTCTGCCGGGTTGAGATACCAGATTGGCTTCTAA
- a CDS encoding glyoxalase, with protein sequence MNDRSTELLRFRPLLPNARITEDMSGDERFQNATLRPIIKFQNALLIAAFRNYVHKHKNFFHGLTLPKKLEYIEHAIQKDVKFRNSLKGMIIGQYTVEEYEIYIQNSSALNKRMMNMVIERLKDQVQLFELASLSQ encoded by the coding sequence ATGAACGATAGATCTACCGAGCTTCTGAGGTTTCGTCCTTTATTACCAAACGCGCGAATTACCGAAGACATGAGCGGGGATGAAAGATTCCAAAATGCAACTTTAAGACCTATTATCAAATTTCAGAACGCGCTTTTAATCGCGGCATTCCGAAATTATGTGCACAAGCACAAAAACTTCTTCCACGGACTTACGCTGCCCAAAAAGCTCGAATACATTGAACACGCCATACAAAAAGACGTGAAATTCAGGAATTCCCTCAAAGGAATGATCATTGGGCAATATACCGTAGAGGAGTACGAGATCTATATTCAGAATTCTTCAGCACTCAACAAGCGAATGATGAATATGGTGATCGAAAGATTGAAAGATCAGGTTCAACTATTTGAGCTCGCTTCCTTATCGCAATAA
- a CDS encoding ATP-binding protein, which produces MKSKNLLTQITDLESALHNFSFEELSTAEAARLKRSFDLFKNELEAKIWGFNPIVEENSKPAEEQDVASTKNEKEESSLIAKVSHEIRTPLNGIIGFADLLIEGKLDESQKEQVNAILKASNSLMEIINELLEYSKLEAGREEFKKVPFNFHNLIREVSYLCETLIVDKKIAFEVKIDPEIPQFLLGDPSKLSQVLLNLLGNAIKFADEGKVILDAKLKTTNVNRVGIEFYISDTGIGISEEDLLHIFDAFKRARQHTFSKYGGTGLGLSIVKQIVNRLGGDITVESKVNKGTTFHMQLEYEVGKEEKTKMKKSSNASPADVEALTVLVFEDNPLNQWLIKKRLKEWGCTFFVTEHAETGLKILEEENIHLVLMDLHMPVMDGYEITQMIRASDHPRISKVPVIALTADFSVNDKEKAASKGINDYILKPYTPEELMEKLIQYGFSNEQENALQKKNADLGEVQKKLEAGMSIDLSGMLEDCMGEVDMLEELLNLFKGNVLEFIGKARMHLKNKDYEQLQFVAHKLKSGLAMVQAANLLILVQQIQEHCKTDKNHDQMQYLYEQFIKEYPMVEFALDKEMTRLKKENK; this is translated from the coding sequence TTGAAATCTAAAAACCTACTTACTCAAATCACCGATCTGGAATCGGCCCTCCACAATTTTTCTTTCGAGGAACTCAGTACCGCTGAGGCAGCAAGACTAAAACGGTCTTTCGATCTTTTTAAAAACGAATTAGAAGCCAAAATCTGGGGATTCAATCCCATAGTTGAGGAGAATTCTAAACCCGCCGAGGAACAGGACGTGGCCTCTACAAAGAACGAAAAGGAAGAATCGTCACTTATTGCAAAAGTTAGTCATGAGATTCGAACGCCCCTCAATGGAATTATTGGCTTCGCAGATCTGTTGATAGAAGGGAAACTCGATGAATCTCAGAAAGAGCAAGTAAATGCTATTCTGAAGGCTTCAAATTCCCTGATGGAGATCATCAACGAATTGCTGGAATATTCCAAGCTGGAAGCAGGGCGGGAAGAATTTAAAAAGGTCCCTTTCAATTTTCACAACCTTATCAGAGAAGTGTCTTACCTCTGTGAGACCCTAATTGTGGACAAGAAAATTGCTTTTGAGGTAAAAATTGATCCAGAAATTCCACAATTTTTATTGGGAGACCCTTCAAAGCTTAGTCAGGTCTTACTCAATCTGCTGGGCAACGCGATAAAATTTGCCGATGAGGGAAAAGTTATCCTTGACGCAAAATTAAAGACAACGAATGTTAACAGAGTCGGGATTGAATTCTATATCTCGGATACGGGTATCGGCATTTCCGAAGAAGACTTACTCCATATTTTCGATGCCTTTAAAAGGGCCAGACAGCATACATTTTCGAAGTATGGTGGTACGGGTCTCGGATTGAGCATAGTAAAGCAAATCGTTAACAGGCTGGGAGGGGACATTACCGTAGAAAGTAAAGTAAACAAAGGAACTACATTTCACATGCAGCTCGAATATGAGGTGGGGAAAGAGGAAAAAACAAAGATGAAAAAGAGCTCCAATGCAAGTCCTGCAGATGTTGAAGCTTTAACTGTTCTCGTCTTCGAGGACAACCCGCTGAATCAATGGTTGATAAAAAAACGCCTTAAGGAATGGGGCTGTACGTTCTTCGTCACAGAGCACGCTGAAACAGGCTTAAAAATACTGGAGGAAGAAAATATTCATCTCGTCTTAATGGATTTGCATATGCCGGTTATGGACGGCTATGAAATCACACAAATGATAAGGGCATCAGATCATCCGAGGATTTCAAAAGTACCGGTGATTGCTTTAACAGCCGACTTCTCGGTCAACGACAAAGAGAAGGCCGCAAGTAAAGGGATCAATGACTACATCCTAAAGCCCTATACCCCTGAAGAGTTAATGGAGAAACTTATCCAATACGGATTTTCAAATGAACAGGAGAATGCCCTGCAGAAAAAAAACGCAGATCTGGGAGAAGTTCAAAAAAAGCTAGAAGCGGGAATGTCCATAGACCTAAGCGGGATGCTGGAGGACTGTATGGGTGAAGTAGATATGCTTGAGGAATTACTGAATCTTTTTAAGGGTAATGTCCTGGAATTTATTGGAAAGGCCAGGATGCATCTAAAAAACAAGGATTATGAACAGTTGCAATTTGTTGCACATAAACTGAAATCAGGTCTCGCCATGGTTCAGGCAGCAAACCTGCTTATCCTGGTGCAACAGATTCAGGAACACTGCAAGACAGACAAGAATCACGACCAAATGCAGTACCTGTACGAACAGTTTATTAAAGAATATCCCATGGTAGAATTTGCCCTGGACAAGGAAATGACCCGATTGAAAAAGGAAAATAAATAA
- a CDS encoding glycosyltransferase family 2 protein: protein MDNSVFNVILEYLNIVFLVFSVVLFSLYILMAYLATRNSIHYKHKNSFGDISKTLGSPLAPGITIIAPAYNEGLTIVENVRSLLSLQYVNYEVMVVNDGSKDDTLQKLIEAYDLKKIDRDIDPDIKSKPIRGIYKSEQRSFAKLTVVDKANGGKSDALNAGIYLSENKYVGCIDVDCLIVPEALLHVVKSFYQHSDKRVIAVGGVIRVANSCKISGGTLEEIRLPKNWLAKFQLLEYTRSFLLGRMAWGRIDSLLIISGAFGFFDREIALAVGGYDTETVGEDMEIIFRMRRFMHDRNEPYHVAYIPDPLCWTEVPEDLNIFINQRDRWSRGNLETLNTHKDMFFNPKYGRLGMLSYPYWFFYEWLAPLLEFVGILAVIIFIYLGIINWDFFIAITITIYLFSIMFSFYAILWEIYSYNQYSKTKDILTLMLVAILEPLIFHPLVVWSSVRGNYKKLFKIRSGWGSQVRKGFAKA, encoded by the coding sequence ATGGATAACAGCGTTTTCAATGTGATTCTAGAATACCTGAACATCGTTTTCCTGGTGTTTTCAGTGGTATTGTTTTCGCTGTATATCCTCATGGCCTATCTAGCGACTCGTAATTCAATACATTACAAGCACAAAAACAGTTTTGGGGATATATCAAAGACCTTGGGATCTCCTTTAGCCCCGGGGATCACCATAATAGCACCCGCTTACAATGAAGGGCTGACAATCGTTGAAAACGTAAGGTCCCTGCTCTCGCTGCAGTATGTAAATTATGAGGTGATGGTAGTAAATGATGGAAGTAAGGACGATACGTTGCAAAAACTAATCGAGGCTTACGATCTTAAAAAAATTGATAGAGACATTGATCCTGATATTAAGTCGAAGCCCATTCGCGGAATCTACAAATCTGAGCAGCGATCCTTTGCCAAGCTAACCGTGGTTGATAAAGCCAATGGAGGAAAGTCCGATGCCCTAAATGCAGGGATTTATCTCTCCGAAAACAAATATGTAGGGTGTATTGATGTAGACTGTCTCATCGTTCCTGAAGCCCTTTTGCATGTGGTTAAATCGTTCTATCAGCATTCTGATAAGCGTGTAATCGCCGTAGGTGGTGTAATCCGGGTAGCCAACTCCTGTAAAATATCCGGTGGGACCCTGGAAGAGATCAGGTTGCCAAAAAATTGGTTGGCGAAATTTCAGTTACTGGAATACACCAGATCTTTTCTTTTGGGAAGAATGGCCTGGGGCAGGATAGACAGCCTGTTAATCATATCAGGAGCCTTTGGATTTTTTGACCGGGAGATCGCCTTGGCAGTTGGGGGGTATGATACTGAGACCGTAGGGGAGGACATGGAGATCATCTTCAGGATGAGACGATTTATGCACGATAGGAATGAGCCCTATCACGTGGCCTATATCCCCGATCCGCTTTGCTGGACAGAGGTGCCCGAAGACCTGAATATTTTTATAAATCAGCGAGACCGTTGGTCCAGGGGAAATTTAGAAACCCTGAATACGCATAAAGACATGTTTTTTAACCCAAAATACGGGAGATTGGGCATGTTGAGCTATCCTTATTGGTTTTTTTATGAATGGCTGGCGCCTTTACTCGAATTTGTAGGGATCTTGGCAGTGATCATCTTTATCTACCTCGGAATTATCAACTGGGATTTCTTTATCGCAATTACTATTACAATTTACCTTTTCTCAATCATGTTCTCATTCTATGCGATCCTCTGGGAAATCTATTCATATAATCAATATTCAAAGACTAAGGATATACTAACCCTCATGTTAGTAGCCATCCTGGAGCCCTTAATCTTTCATCCACTTGTTGTGTGGTCTTCAGTACGGGGGAATTATAAAAAATTATTCAAAATTAGATCTGGGTGGGGTTCACAGGTCAGAAAAGGATTTGCTAAAGCGTAA
- a CDS encoding response regulator transcription factor encodes MKRILLADDDELLASLLNYRLDKAGFKVHWSCDGREVKEELEKEIPDIIVSDIMMPYFSGLELVDYVRNTLQSKVPIIIISSAGNEENVLSAFELGANDFIAKPVSPSELLVRVTRELSKI; translated from the coding sequence ATGAAACGTATTTTACTTGCAGATGATGACGAATTACTGGCTTCGCTCCTGAATTACAGGTTGGATAAGGCCGGTTTTAAGGTGCATTGGTCCTGCGATGGCAGGGAAGTCAAAGAAGAACTCGAAAAAGAAATACCAGATATCATAGTGAGTGACATTATGATGCCCTATTTCTCAGGTCTTGAACTGGTAGACTACGTTAGGAACACCCTGCAATCTAAGGTACCCATCATTATTATCTCAAGTGCAGGAAACGAAGAGAATGTTCTCTCGGCTTTTGAGTTAGGCGCTAACGACTTTATAGCAAAGCCTGTTAGTCCTTCCGAACTTCTGGTGAGAGTAACCCGTGAATTAAGCAAAATCTAA
- a CDS encoding sulfatase-like hydrolase/transferase — MQTDINIGAKKRDLRDFIRLVLAFFLCLGVLSLYQNTRLYGAGVLDGVINKSLLLLLVHHLGFTSLTALFLVFLYKFLERIQPNLGFKTVVVVLVAVLGIEGLLTKYYVDNYEILGAGFSEQINEKKGLSLLYYSPVFLFLSVVFMYVFFRMTANIYNLISRMYPFTIVLFSLFLATLITRKNPVNENKTQHLIYHRAEESLNFYKYEGQAEYPLLKSFHPSGELADYFELKSQQPNLVFIVMDGVGSDFVGEDATYKAFMPYLNGLINKSLYWPHNLSNTGESTASIPTILGSLPFGEEGFSNIETNTHRFTLIDLLKENGYYSSFHFGGNASLNNLGKFLYEEEIDYLSDRKAFGPQYKQQQPDAAGISLGYPDSELFGRWLDEFQSTDGPRVDIFLTQSTKNPFHIPNEEKYKMDVEDILASEHYEGRSERLIEKNEEVFSSLIYADKAIADFIEGYKRKSEFYNTIFVITGSHNLSDLPQSDYLDRYRVPLMMYSPMLKSPARIGSLVAHSDILPELAGLYHTAYKTELPEQVAWLGEGLVHKGYIKEEKEIPLFRHRKNIQEFIKGNLCISGNSLYKIGGDLSLYDPESTERKEDLKAAFREFKAINQYVTEQDKLIPVSADQKQVASLESKSDMVWINSVFNSDDYDNAYRTARDLAIEGDKERALLLCDHILKEVPGHADTEILKGRIYAWNQDYTRAASILEKAIKKYPVYADGYSALLDVYFWADTNYKASELKKLIRKHRIGNEELTEKIKRAEDKMKQDQTLFSSENLGYLNFEEDGYE; from the coding sequence ATGCAGACTGATATTAACATAGGAGCCAAGAAACGGGACTTGCGTGATTTTATCAGGCTTGTCCTGGCATTTTTCCTGTGTCTGGGGGTGCTGTCACTTTACCAGAATACAAGGCTGTATGGGGCAGGAGTGCTCGATGGTGTGATCAATAAGAGCTTGCTGCTATTGCTTGTCCATCATCTCGGTTTCACCTCTCTCACAGCTTTATTCCTGGTCTTCCTTTACAAATTTCTCGAGAGGATACAACCCAACCTCGGATTTAAGACGGTAGTTGTAGTTCTGGTGGCCGTTTTAGGGATTGAAGGTTTACTCACCAAGTATTACGTTGACAACTACGAAATTTTAGGCGCAGGCTTTTCCGAACAAATAAATGAAAAGAAGGGCTTGTCTCTGCTTTACTACAGCCCGGTCTTCCTTTTCCTCAGCGTGGTTTTTATGTATGTGTTCTTTCGCATGACCGCCAACATTTATAATCTGATCAGCAGGATGTACCCATTTACCATAGTACTTTTCAGTCTTTTTCTGGCAACCTTGATCACCAGGAAAAATCCCGTAAATGAAAATAAGACACAGCATCTGATTTACCATCGCGCAGAAGAATCCTTGAATTTCTACAAATATGAGGGACAGGCAGAATACCCATTGTTAAAATCGTTTCATCCATCAGGGGAGCTAGCTGATTATTTCGAACTTAAATCACAACAACCCAATCTGGTTTTTATAGTTATGGATGGGGTTGGATCTGACTTTGTAGGGGAAGATGCGACCTATAAGGCGTTTATGCCTTACTTAAATGGTTTAATCAATAAATCCTTGTATTGGCCTCATAATCTGAGTAATACTGGCGAATCAACTGCAAGTATCCCAACTATTTTAGGTTCCTTGCCCTTTGGTGAAGAAGGGTTTTCTAACATCGAGACAAATACACATCGATTCACCCTAATTGATCTGTTGAAAGAAAATGGATATTATTCCTCCTTTCACTTTGGGGGCAATGCTTCCTTAAACAATCTGGGAAAATTTCTTTACGAGGAGGAGATCGATTACCTGTCAGACCGGAAGGCATTCGGACCTCAATACAAACAACAACAGCCCGATGCGGCCGGTATTTCGCTTGGTTATCCCGATTCCGAGTTATTCGGTAGGTGGTTGGATGAATTTCAGAGTACGGATGGCCCCAGGGTAGATATCTTCCTTACGCAAAGCACTAAAAACCCATTTCATATTCCCAATGAGGAAAAATATAAGATGGACGTTGAGGATATACTGGCTTCAGAACACTATGAGGGACGTAGTGAAAGACTCATTGAAAAAAATGAAGAAGTCTTCTCCAGTCTGATTTATGCAGATAAGGCCATTGCTGATTTTATAGAGGGGTACAAGCGAAAATCTGAATTCTACAATACCATCTTTGTCATAACCGGCAGTCATAACTTAAGTGATCTGCCACAGTCAGATTACCTGGATCGTTACAGGGTACCCTTGATGATGTACAGTCCGATGTTAAAATCACCGGCACGAATAGGCTCATTGGTAGCTCACAGCGATATTTTACCGGAGTTGGCAGGATTATACCACACTGCATACAAAACAGAGTTGCCTGAACAGGTTGCCTGGCTGGGAGAAGGACTGGTGCACAAGGGTTATATTAAAGAGGAAAAAGAGATCCCACTCTTCAGACACCGCAAGAACATTCAGGAATTCATAAAAGGCAACCTGTGCATTTCGGGGAATTCCTTGTATAAAATAGGTGGTGATCTCAGTTTGTACGATCCTGAATCTACTGAAAGGAAGGAAGATCTAAAGGCGGCTTTCAGGGAATTCAAGGCTATCAATCAATACGTGACAGAGCAGGACAAACTGATCCCTGTTTCAGCTGATCAAAAACAGGTAGCATCACTGGAAAGTAAGTCGGATATGGTATGGATCAACAGCGTGTTTAACAGCGATGACTACGATAATGCTTACAGAACAGCCAGGGATCTGGCTATAGAAGGGGATAAAGAACGTGCTTTGCTTCTATGCGACCATATCCTAAAAGAGGTTCCGGGTCATGCCGATACGGAAATCCTAAAAGGTCGTATTTATGCCTGGAATCAGGATTACACCCGGGCCGCTTCAATACTTGAAAAGGCCATTAAGAAATACCCAGTTTACGCCGATGGATATTCTGCTTTGCTGGATGTGTATTTCTGGGCAGATACTAACTATAAGGCATCAGAGCTAAAGAAACTGATTAGGAAACACAGAATTGGCAATGAGGAGCTAACAGAGAAGATCAAAAGGGCTGAAGACAAAATGAAACAAGATCAGACCCTTTTTAGCAGTGAAAATCTCGGATACCTGAATTTTGAAGAAGACGGCTATGAATAA
- a CDS encoding acyl-CoA thioesterase — MRFHTRKWVKPEDLNANETLFGGRLLSWIDEEAALYSIIQLENKKVVTKYMSEINFMSTAHQGDIIEIGIEVVKFGKSSLVLKCEARNKMNRETILTVDNIIMVNLDSKGKPLPHGKTKIEYVKDRLAEEEDD; from the coding sequence ATGAGATTTCACACCAGAAAATGGGTAAAACCCGAAGACCTTAATGCCAATGAAACGCTATTTGGGGGCAGATTACTCTCCTGGATTGACGAAGAGGCCGCGCTGTACAGCATCATACAGCTGGAGAACAAAAAAGTAGTTACCAAATACATGTCGGAAATCAACTTTATGAGCACAGCTCATCAGGGTGACATCATAGAAATTGGGATAGAGGTAGTTAAATTTGGAAAATCATCGCTGGTTTTGAAATGCGAAGCTCGGAATAAAATGAACCGTGAGACCATACTTACGGTTGACAATATCATTATGGTAAACCTCGATTCTAAGGGCAAACCCTTGCCACACGGTAAGACGAAGATTGAATATGTAAAAGACCGCCTGGCCGAAGAGGAGGACGATTAA
- a CDS encoding HEAT repeat domain-containing protein, translating to MSIPEIHTDLLWDLSVLLGSLCILYFGFIFFFRNRLSAKTRNISERRKQLTPIISNFLFYGEDASKEEKYEYVELKVEVREFIKDPINRSILKEILLDLQRDLTGDARQRLFVLYKDFDLHLDAFAKLNSWRWEIVTKGIVELTQMEVEEAYTQIKKFINHKRSVIRRHAQIATVSLKHEGIGQFLDTNKYPISEWQQIKILEILRNKEDYLPPSFGIWLTSKNKDVVLFALRLIRHYNQTDANASVTELLKHKNEEVKQAAIECIKEFGITEAIPTLMASFKRAKRDTRIFILDALGAIGGEEQIPFLLEVHQKISNFNVKSKALGAINSISPETVLPQDNLDPLIQVSDEAVELEDEEQSVSEESAERELNESPTETIEDNIEITEESSELFYEDLDVFDYCFMEELNEILDQQQIEDDNLEVKYLPLDFLPVVIEKPTAMDKKKPKKKWKRKLRKLNVSYEEVHPDENFRKELEEILSRVEVPDIDGNMETEYLNFNFLPFVIDENLESQNLPKLLQQINELKVDGVEIVLPEENGKSEATKNADIGQPESEEEDLDACAMVDWEDIEIGRGELNKEDTLEELDDNSDSQHKAAINEKATYGFSIFEELFRSCDVESKLILMNEILDLGDQKELAFLKSLYKDPSGKVRDKAKRTAAMLSEKLRKESTKEVETESLVKWEKNSELITLLNFDLTLNGSDSKKTRK from the coding sequence TTGAGTATTCCAGAGATCCACACGGATCTTTTGTGGGATCTTAGTGTCTTGTTAGGAAGTCTGTGTATCCTCTATTTTGGTTTTATCTTTTTTTTCCGGAACAGGCTCTCTGCAAAAACGCGGAACATCAGTGAGAGAAGGAAGCAGCTCACACCCATTATAAGTAATTTCCTCTTCTACGGGGAAGATGCAAGTAAAGAAGAAAAATACGAATACGTAGAGCTAAAGGTTGAAGTTAGGGAGTTTATCAAGGACCCCATTAACAGAAGTATTCTGAAAGAAATTCTTTTAGACCTGCAGCGCGATCTCACAGGTGATGCCAGGCAAAGGCTATTTGTACTGTACAAGGATTTTGACTTGCACCTGGATGCTTTTGCAAAGCTCAACAGCTGGCGTTGGGAGATTGTTACCAAAGGGATTGTGGAATTAACACAAATGGAGGTAGAAGAAGCCTATACCCAGATCAAAAAATTTATAAATCACAAGCGAAGTGTCATCCGAAGACATGCCCAGATTGCAACAGTTTCCCTAAAACACGAAGGTATCGGACAATTTCTGGATACTAACAAGTACCCGATATCCGAATGGCAGCAAATTAAAATACTAGAAATACTTCGCAACAAAGAAGATTATCTACCCCCTAGCTTTGGGATTTGGCTCACTTCCAAAAATAAAGATGTCGTCTTATTTGCGCTAAGACTGATCAGGCATTACAATCAAACGGATGCCAATGCCTCTGTTACAGAGCTCCTGAAACACAAAAATGAAGAAGTAAAACAGGCTGCCATCGAGTGTATTAAGGAGTTTGGAATCACCGAAGCCATCCCAACCTTAATGGCCTCATTTAAAAGGGCTAAGAGAGATACCCGAATTTTTATTCTGGATGCTTTAGGTGCAATCGGAGGAGAAGAGCAAATCCCCTTTTTACTCGAAGTGCATCAAAAAATCTCAAATTTTAATGTAAAGAGTAAGGCTTTAGGTGCCATTAATTCCATTTCCCCCGAAACGGTTCTCCCACAAGATAATCTTGATCCGCTTATTCAGGTTTCCGATGAGGCTGTGGAGCTGGAGGATGAGGAGCAGTCCGTTTCCGAGGAAAGCGCAGAAAGGGAATTAAACGAATCGCCCACAGAAACAATAGAAGATAACATCGAGATCACAGAAGAAAGCAGTGAGCTCTTTTACGAAGATTTAGACGTATTCGACTACTGTTTTATGGAAGAGCTCAACGAGATACTAGATCAACAACAAATTGAGGATGATAATCTGGAAGTAAAATATCTGCCACTCGACTTTTTACCTGTCGTTATAGAAAAACCAACCGCCATGGATAAGAAAAAACCTAAAAAGAAATGGAAAAGAAAGCTCAGGAAGCTCAATGTTTCCTATGAGGAAGTTCATCCGGATGAAAACTTCAGAAAAGAACTGGAGGAGATTCTAAGCAGGGTAGAAGTGCCGGATATTGATGGAAATATGGAAACCGAATATCTCAACTTCAACTTTCTACCCTTTGTCATAGACGAAAATTTAGAAAGCCAAAACCTGCCCAAGCTTTTGCAGCAGATCAATGAATTGAAGGTTGACGGAGTCGAAATTGTCCTTCCTGAAGAAAATGGTAAGTCTGAAGCGACAAAAAATGCGGATATAGGTCAACCTGAATCTGAAGAAGAGGACCTCGACGCATGTGCTATGGTTGATTGGGAGGACATTGAGATTGGCAGGGGCGAATTGAACAAAGAGGATACCCTGGAAGAATTGGACGATAATTCTGATTCTCAGCATAAAGCAGCAATCAATGAAAAGGCCACATATGGTTTCAGCATATTCGAAGAATTATTCCGAAGCTGCGATGTGGAATCGAAACTGATCCTGATGAATGAAATTCTTGACCTGGGAGATCAGAAGGAACTTGCTTTCTTAAAATCACTTTATAAAGACCCCAGTGGGAAGGTGCGGGATAAGGCTAAGAGAACGGCAGCTATGCTAAGTGAAAAACTCAGGAAAGAGAGCACAAAAGAAGTGGAAACGGAGAGTCTGGTGAAGTGGGAGAAGAATTCAGAGCTCATTACACTGCTGAACTTTGATCTGACGTTAAATGGTTCTGATTCCAAAAAGACAAGAAAATAA